In a single window of the Alphaproteobacteria bacterium genome:
- a CDS encoding transposase, with translation MRKNGGRSSVDFKAQVALDAIREDATIAELSSRYGVHATVIHHWKKEAIGAMSLGISGKQERQESDHTTPIKDLNANLLIG, from the coding sequence ATGAGAAAAAACGGGGGAAGATCAAGCGTCGACTTTAAGGCGCAAGTCGCCCTAGATGCGATTCGAGAAGATGCAACGATAGCTGAGCTATCATCCAGATATGGCGTTCATGCAACGGTGATTCATCATTGGAAGAAAGAAGCGATAGGAGCAATGTCATTAGGCATTTCAGGTAAACAGGAACGCCAGGAAAGTGATCACACCACCCCAATAAAAGATCTTAATGCCAATCTATTGATTGGATAA